The following is a genomic window from Actinomadura sp. WMMB 499.
GGGACCGCCCTCGAACTGGACGGACACGCCTTCGACATCGACCTCGAGCGACTCCCCGCGTGCGGCCCGGTCACCCCCGAACTCGTGCGGGCCTCGACGTCCTGCGTCGCGCTCGTCCGGTGGGACGCCGGGACGTGGCGGGTGCAGCCGCTCGCCGTGCGGGCGACGGTGCGGAAGAAGCCCGTCGAAGCCTGCACGGGCGACTGGGCGCTCGGCCCGACCGACCCGAAGGTGCTCAAGGCGACGTCCCGGACCGGCGACGCCGTCGGGGTGCTCCGCGAGCGGGCGGGACGGTTGCTGCGGAAATGAGCGAGATCGAGGAGAAGCGGCGGCAGGTTCTGTACTGGCGCCTGATGGCCCGCCTGTTCGAGCCCGAGGAGCAGCCCGCGCTGGAGTCGTCGAGCGTCGCGATCGTGAACGACCTCGGCCTCCCGCCCGCACTGCTCGACCCGGGCATATCGGTCGACAACCTCGTCCAGCGATTCCCGGACCTCGCCCCCGAGTTCCGGGCCCTCGCCGACCTCACCGAACCCCCCTCCCCCGAGGCCCCGTCCGCCGTCGCCACGCACACCAGCACGGCGGCGGCCGGCACCGACACGTCCACCACCGCGCCGACACAGGCGAGCGGACGCACGGACAGCGAGACCGACAGCGACACCTCCGGCAGCACACCGACGCGCACGCCAACGGCCGAGGGGGAAGAACGCACGACCGACGAACCCGGCACCGACACGTCCACCAGCGCGCCGACACAGGCGAGCGGACGCACGGACGGCGAGACCGACGGCGAGACGTCCGGCGGCACACCGACGCGCACGGCCGCGGCTCTCGCGGACGGACGGGTGGGCGCCGGTGCGGGTGACGGGGCGGCGGGCGCGGCGTTCGGGGCGGAGGTCGGCGAGGAGCAGGTCCGGCGGGCGGCGCTCATGTCGAAGCTGCTGCTGAACGTGTTTTCGTCCGGGTCCGGGCCGGTGTCGGCGACGGGGCTCGCCGACTGGCAGCAGGACGCCGCGTGGCTGAAGTGCGCGCTCGGGGACGAGGGCGGCCGGGAGATCGCCGGGACGCTGTCGGAGCTGGAGGGCGACCTCGTCCGGCGGATGGCGCTGCGCGAGGTGCTGGCCGACTCGCGGCTGGCGGGGCGGCTGTCGCCGAGCATGTCGCTGATCGAGCAGCTGCTGCGCGACAAGGCGAACCTGTCGGGGGTCGCGCTGGCGAACGCGAAGGCGCTGATCCGGCGGTTCGTCGACGAGGTCGCCGAGGTGCTGCGGACGCAGGTGCAGCAGACGAGCACGGGTGTCATCGACCGGTCGGTGCCGCCGAAGCGGGTGTTCCGGAACCTCGACATCGATCGGACGATCTGGAAGAACCTGCCGAACTGGAGCCCCGAGGACGAGCGGCTCTACGTCGACAAGCTGTTCTACAAGCGCACGGCCAAGCGGACGACGCCCGCGAAGATGATCGTGGTGGTGGACCAGTCGGGGTCGATGGTCGACGCGATGGTGAACTGCACGATCCTGGCGTCGATCTTCGCGGGACTGCCGAAGGTGGACGTCCACCTGGTGGCCTACGACACGCGGGCGCTGGACCTGACGCCGTGGGTGCACGACCCGTTCGAGGTGCTGCTGCGCACGCGGCTGGGCGGCGGGACGGACGGGCGCGCGGCGCTGGAGCTGGCGCGTCCGAAGATCACCGACCCGCGCAACACGGTCGTGGTGTGGATCTCCGACTTCTACGAGTGGGCGGGCGAGGCGATCTTCGCCCAGTTCGAGGCGGTGCACCGGTCGGGGGCGAAGTTCATCCCGGTCGGGTCGGTGAACAGCTCCGGGAGCGCGGTGGTGAACCCGTGGTTCCGGGAGCGGTTCAAGGGGCTCGGCACCCCGGTGATCTCCGGCCGGATCACCAAGCTCGTGGCCGAACTGAAGAACTTCCTGGCCTAGCCCCAAGCACACGGACGTCCAGGGCACAAGGACGTCCCAGGCACACACAAGGAGAGCGATGTCCGAGATGCTGCGCGCCCCCGCCGAGGTCAAGTACGCGGAGGAGCTCGACTACCTGGAGTCGATCGACGACGGGCCGAAGCCGTTCGCGTGGCGGCTGTCCCCGCGGATGGTGCGGCTGTTCGTGCTCGGCTCGGAGCGGGCGGACGGGATCGACCGGGAGATCCCGCAGAAGTGGTTCGGCGACCGCAGCTTCGTGGAGCGGAGTATCGTGACGCTGGCGTCGGACCGGGGGC
Proteins encoded in this region:
- a CDS encoding VWA domain-containing protein; translation: MSEIEEKRRQVLYWRLMARLFEPEEQPALESSSVAIVNDLGLPPALLDPGISVDNLVQRFPDLAPEFRALADLTEPPSPEAPSAVATHTSTAAAGTDTSTTAPTQASGRTDSETDSDTSGSTPTRTPTAEGEERTTDEPGTDTSTSAPTQASGRTDGETDGETSGGTPTRTAAALADGRVGAGAGDGAAGAAFGAEVGEEQVRRAALMSKLLLNVFSSGSGPVSATGLADWQQDAAWLKCALGDEGGREIAGTLSELEGDLVRRMALREVLADSRLAGRLSPSMSLIEQLLRDKANLSGVALANAKALIRRFVDEVAEVLRTQVQQTSTGVIDRSVPPKRVFRNLDIDRTIWKNLPNWSPEDERLYVDKLFYKRTAKRTTPAKMIVVVDQSGSMVDAMVNCTILASIFAGLPKVDVHLVAYDTRALDLTPWVHDPFEVLLRTRLGGGTDGRAALELARPKITDPRNTVVVWISDFYEWAGEAIFAQFEAVHRSGAKFIPVGSVNSSGSAVVNPWFRERFKGLGTPVISGRITKLVAELKNFLA